A section of the Paenibacillus odorifer genome encodes:
- a CDS encoding 4Fe-4S dicluster domain-containing protein: MIEVISAARCVECNQCVSVCPTNVFERVEDGIPVIARQSDCQTCFMCELYCPVDALYVAPDSENIIGVTEAELQEQGLLGGYREKVGWGKGRQPVASHDFMYKLASRAGF; the protein is encoded by the coding sequence GTGATTGAGGTGATCAGCGCTGCCAGATGTGTAGAGTGCAACCAATGTGTATCTGTCTGCCCGACTAATGTTTTCGAACGGGTAGAGGATGGCATTCCTGTTATTGCCCGGCAGAGCGATTGCCAGACTTGCTTTATGTGTGAGCTGTATTGTCCTGTCGATGCTCTCTACGTTGCACCAGACTCTGAGAATATTATTGGTGTGACAGAAGCGGAACTTCAGGAGCAGGGACTACTTGGCGGTTATCGTGAAAAAGTAGGCTGGGGTAAGGGCAGGCAGCCGGTAGCAAGCCATGACTTTATGTATAAATTGGCGTCGAGGGCAGGGTTCTGA
- a CDS encoding FAD-dependent oxidoreductase, with protein sequence MSGSVKKGSVNLVADVLVIGGGPAGTWAALTASAKGAKVILADKGYCGSSGATAPSGTGVWYVKPDEKLRKEAKASRYALGGQLAESRWMDRVLDQTYANMNKLGVSGYPFPVDEQGNQFRRSLQGPEYMKLMRRLVKKAGVKILDHSPALELLADEHGVAGAAGVHTQSGETWTVQAGAVVIATGGCAFLSKALGCNVLTGDGYLFAAEAGANLSGMEFSNAYAICPTFSSVTKTAYYSYASFYYEDGSIVEGAGSKKGRSVIARNLLAGNQVYAKLDGAPEDLRPLLRVAQTNFFLPFDRQGIDPFKDAFPVTLRLEGTVRGTGGIHITDESCGTGVPGLYAAGDAATRELICGGFTGGGSHNAAWAMSSGSFAGEGAAVYAQSLGSHAAQRSPVGLSSSPLVHQEVKPGVAAQTAEYVSAVQAEVKPYDINLFRTEQGLTSALDRLDGLWKEQRSREIQRTPEGVKAREAEAMTATARWMYNSALARTETRGMHKREDFKATDHGQHHRLISGGLDQVWVKTEAVAKEGVLS encoded by the coding sequence ATGAGTGGATCGGTGAAAAAAGGATCGGTGAATTTGGTGGCAGACGTGCTCGTTATCGGAGGAGGTCCGGCAGGAACGTGGGCAGCCCTTACTGCATCGGCGAAGGGGGCCAAAGTAATCCTTGCAGATAAAGGGTACTGCGGTTCAAGTGGGGCAACGGCACCGTCGGGAACGGGGGTCTGGTATGTGAAACCGGATGAGAAGCTCCGGAAAGAGGCAAAAGCAAGTCGTTATGCGCTTGGCGGTCAGCTGGCTGAATCTCGCTGGATGGACCGGGTGCTGGATCAAACCTATGCCAATATGAACAAGCTGGGTGTTTCCGGTTATCCATTCCCTGTAGATGAGCAGGGCAATCAATTCCGAAGAAGTCTGCAAGGACCGGAATATATGAAATTAATGCGTAGGCTGGTGAAAAAGGCAGGCGTTAAAATTCTAGATCACAGCCCAGCTTTGGAACTCCTGGCGGATGAGCATGGCGTAGCTGGAGCGGCTGGAGTTCATACTCAGAGTGGAGAAACCTGGACTGTTCAGGCAGGAGCAGTCGTCATTGCTACCGGAGGCTGCGCCTTCCTAAGCAAGGCACTTGGCTGCAACGTGTTGACCGGAGATGGCTATCTCTTCGCTGCTGAGGCTGGGGCGAATCTGTCCGGCATGGAATTCTCCAATGCCTATGCGATCTGCCCTACGTTCTCTTCGGTGACCAAGACGGCGTATTACAGCTATGCCAGCTTTTATTATGAGGATGGAAGCATTGTGGAGGGAGCCGGTTCCAAGAAAGGCCGTTCTGTAATTGCCCGGAATCTGTTGGCAGGTAATCAGGTGTACGCCAAGCTGGATGGGGCACCAGAGGATTTAAGACCGCTGCTGCGGGTGGCGCAGACGAACTTTTTCCTTCCTTTTGACCGCCAGGGAATTGATCCGTTCAAGGATGCGTTTCCGGTTACTTTGCGGCTCGAAGGCACGGTTCGGGGGACGGGTGGCATCCATATTACAGATGAAAGCTGCGGCACAGGTGTTCCCGGACTTTACGCGGCAGGAGATGCTGCTACCCGCGAGCTGATTTGCGGAGGTTTTACTGGCGGAGGCAGCCATAATGCGGCGTGGGCGATGTCTTCAGGTTCTTTTGCTGGTGAAGGAGCTGCTGTCTATGCACAGAGTCTGGGGTCGCACGCTGCGCAGCGTAGTCCAGTCGGCTTATCATCATCACCACTGGTGCATCAGGAAGTGAAGCCGGGAGTGGCGGCCCAAACGGCAGAGTATGTGTCTGCTGTACAGGCTGAGGTGAAGCCGTATGACATCAATTTGTTCCGGACAGAACAAGGGCTGACTTCTGCACTAGATCGTCTCGATGGGTTGTGGAAAGAGCAACGAAGCCGCGAAATTCAACGCACGCCAGAAGGGGTCAAGGCACGTGAAGCCGAAGCCATGACCGCAACAGCCCGCTGGATGTACAATTCTGCACTTGCTCGTACAGAGACGAGAGGCATGCATAAGCGTGAGGATTTCAAGGCTACAGATCATGGCCAGCATCATCGTTTGATCAGCGGCGGATTAGATCAGGTATGGGTGAAGACGGAAGCCGTGGCTAAGGAGGGTGTTCTATCGTGA
- a CDS encoding ABC transporter substrate-binding protein encodes MKQAYREIQGKRSRKIRFALLTTIMMAMLVLQACGNNTGGNGASASGGSNTEKAGEEATSDVPAVLNFGFIGSNKLNVPGGAEGWGFYKGIIQEELKKYGITEVKLTGFPNGPDQTESLISGRLDIGSLGDTPAIIAYASGAKTRLISQSSANTIGYLIGKKDGPKTVKDLQGKTIAIQKGSFMHRYVVGLLQEEGVTDYKLVHMLIPDATAALARGDVDATTNLGVPALKLIDQGYTHLDDASKHPNLLGSSATVVSEDYLAKFPDFPKAWNEAREKALADLKQHEDEYYQFLAEIGDTTPELAKQVNPISDIKDTAFTDEGIKLLEGTKNFLVEEKLAKKDFNISDWQLK; translated from the coding sequence ATGAAACAAGCGTACAGAGAGATTCAAGGGAAACGTTCAAGGAAGATTCGTTTTGCACTTTTAACTACAATTATGATGGCCATGCTGGTGCTTCAGGCTTGCGGAAATAATACGGGCGGCAATGGAGCATCTGCCTCCGGGGGATCAAATACGGAGAAGGCGGGAGAAGAGGCCACGAGCGATGTTCCAGCGGTATTGAACTTTGGGTTTATCGGTTCCAACAAACTGAATGTGCCTGGCGGCGCAGAGGGTTGGGGCTTTTATAAAGGGATTATTCAAGAAGAGTTGAAGAAATACGGCATTACTGAAGTGAAGCTTACTGGCTTTCCAAACGGTCCGGATCAGACAGAATCCTTGATTAGTGGTCGGCTGGATATCGGCAGCCTTGGAGATACACCTGCTATTATTGCCTACGCTTCTGGAGCCAAGACCCGTCTGATTTCACAATCTTCCGCGAACACGATCGGTTATTTGATCGGCAAGAAGGATGGGCCCAAGACGGTGAAAGATTTGCAAGGTAAGACTATCGCAATTCAAAAGGGCTCCTTCATGCACCGCTATGTTGTTGGATTACTACAGGAAGAAGGAGTAACCGACTACAAACTCGTGCATATGCTCATTCCTGATGCTACCGCAGCTTTAGCCCGTGGAGATGTAGATGCTACAACAAATCTAGGCGTTCCTGCGCTGAAGCTGATTGACCAAGGCTACACTCACTTAGATGATGCCTCGAAGCACCCGAATCTGCTTGGTTCTAGCGCAACAGTTGTGTCTGAGGATTATCTGGCGAAATTCCCTGATTTTCCGAAGGCATGGAACGAAGCTAGAGAGAAGGCCTTGGCAGACTTGAAGCAGCATGAGGATGAGTATTATCAATTTCTGGCTGAAATCGGAGATACAACGCCTGAGCTGGCGAAGCAAGTGAATCCGATTAGTGATATCAAGGATACTGCGTTCACTGATGAAGGAATAAAGCTGCTGGAAGGTACCAAAAACTTCCTCGTCGAAGAGAAGTTAGCGAAAAAAGACTTCAATATTAGCGATTGGCAGTTGAAATAA